TCAAGTTTATGCAATGTTTCAATAAGAGTTGGAAACTTAGGGACGCTTAAATAAACAAAGATATGATCACCCTCTTTGGATCTTACCTTCTCTACCACAGGACGCACCACAGCGGGAAAAATTTCATCGGAGACTCCTGGCTTAGTAGGTGGAGTAAAGAAAGAGACGATCAGATTTCTCTTTGTAAAATCGAATAATAGATAGTCATTTAGCATGGTGAGAAAGTAGATCTTTTTGAGATTGTCTGGCACTTCATATTCACATGCTTTCAATATGTGTGTGTGATCAATAGAGATGCATGGCGTTCCTGATATGAGAGCATAGATTGGGGTAAAGAATTCTCGATCAGAGATAATGAGGTCGGGTTTGAAGTTTTTAGCAAATTTTCTAAGACGGTAGCATATCAGAGGAATTTGCAGAGTGCGTAATAAAATCTGTCCAATAGTTCCTGCAAGGTCTAGTTTTTGGTTTTTGTATTTGGTGCGCAGCACAGGGAGATCCAGCACAGGATATTGTTTTTTAATTGTTTCAAGCACGCGTCCTCCTCCTGCGAAATGAAATTTGTGTTCAGCCAGATGAGGAACAATGGAGAGCGTGCGCATAATGTGTCCATTCGTGTTTCCCATGACGCCGTATAAG
The Verrucomicrobiota bacterium DNA segment above includes these coding regions:
- a CDS encoding glycosyltransferase family protein, with the translated sequence MARILYGVMGNTNGHIMRTLSIVPHLAEHKFHFAGGGRVLETIKKQYPVLDLPVLRTKYKNQKLDLAGTIGQILLRTLQIPLICYRLRKFAKNFKPDLIISDREFFTPIYALISGTPCISIDHTHILKACEYEVPDNLKKIYFLTMLNDYLLFDFTKRNLIVSFFTPPTKPGVSDEIFPAVVRPVVEKVRSKEGDHIFVYLSVPKFPTLIETLHKLDRKIIFYGAGKEGVERNITYRNFNEGQIFKDLASCRYAVVNGGHNLISEALYYGKPIMCFPLAGLIEQWINVHFIRKLAYGDYSFDRNPKPEHFENFETRLEEYRESIAKNFVHGTPLIVKRLKEIISEYET